The DNA sequence ATTCTTAGAGTGAACTTGATTTCACATTTTTGATCTGCCACAGGGGGCCCCATGACTATGTAGTACTGCACCTATGAAGTACTTGGGGAGTGCGTCTTATTGGAAGTGAACTCAAAAGTCGCTCGCTACTGTGATTTAGGCATGTGCACGTTATATAATAGAAGGCGATCAAAACATTTCTGCTGAGCTTTGGGCTACCGCGTCTGTGGTGGCTTCCGTATTGATTTGGGAATTTAAACTTCATGAATAAATCAAATACTCTTCGTCATTTGGCCGGTACTTGTGCCTGGCGACTAatatctgccgtatagtggagtTTCAGCTGCAAACAGGGGCAGCTGCACGAACTGTCGTATCTAAATTGAGCGAATTCTAACTGTCGCCCTTGAACAATCACCGCCCTTGTTTATTTAAGTGTTGttaatattaaataaataaaatcttgCTCTCGTTACGATTTCTCTTATTATTCTCTAGACCTAACGGAAATGATTTTGTGATGGCCACGTTTTCTCCAAATCAACTCTCACAGGAAGCGCTGCGCATTCGCATCGGCCTCTTGATTCCTCCCACTGCTTTCTTCCTTGACGTTAGTCACACAATATTCTGATGAGTCACACTTAAAATATCAATAAACAAACAGGTTAGCCTGCAAGACTCGCCGAATGCGATAAGCTCTTGCTGGGAGCCGTTGTTCGATGGCGTCTAGCGTTCCCCAGGAGGCGCCGCATGCGCATGGGGAGCTGTGGTACTATCAACTGATGCGCTTGCGCAGGATTCGTGTTTCGTGCAATGAGAGGCGATCGTTGTCGCGCCACGGTATTGTGTTTTTATTGAAGCTAAGTGGTTACTTTTCCACTTAATCGCTTATGATGACATGCAGAGCATCTTAGACAAGTGGAAGCACAACGGGAACACAATAAGTCGACTTAATGGTCGCATTGTGAGGATCCTCGTCCATGTTGTCCTTTCCGATTGTAATGTGTTCGCGTTTTCGACGACTGGAAAGCTCCACAAACTCGCTCTGCTTCAAATCGTTCACGGCATCTCTCATCAAACACTTGGACTGCAGACaggatgtgcaaaaaaaaaagaacgcttgcaCACAGCAAACTTACGTTGCCTTCCTTTGTTCCTGCAATAGGACCCGCACCAAGATACTCTAAAACGCGTTATTCTGATATCATTCAACCTGTGTTAAAGGGAATGGTTATCATCTCTACGTAGATCAGTCTCTTTTTCTCTGTATTGTGCCTAACAAATATGTCCTAATATCGCGCGGAATGTTATCAGAGGCGCCATCTTTAAATTTCAGAGCGACTATTTTTTAACTATTAAGACTTCTTGAAATCACCCGGTACATACTTTCTTTCTGTTGCAGTTCACACGTTCTCTAAAGTTTCACACTTTTGATTCCttcatttcttttgtattcaGTGCCACCAGAACTCTAATTTGTaccgcgcacaaaaaaaaagaaaatcaaggaGAGGCGGTATCCCGGCGCCCATTTCCTACGCATggtgtcattgttttttttttctaatctttcTTGCACTGTTTTTTCCTATTACTTAGATATGAGGAAATTGGTCAAAGAAACATTGTGTAGTCTTTCTCCCTGCCTCGTTTTTCAGGCCTTCTCATCTGCAAACTCTTCTAAACATGTCGATAGTGAAAGAGTGCATAATATTTTTGAAGTGGAGTACCACTACATCCGAAATCACTGTTATTCTATTCAAATACTAAGCAAGAATTCAACCAAGAACAAAGCAATGCAACCATTAGGTGCAAGCTGACTTGCAGGCAGAAAGACAGAGACAGGCAGGCAACGACCGAACTCCATTGGAACATGTTTATTTCAACAAGGCCGCGCCCTCGAAGGAAAGTACAACGCCGCAGTGGAGAACTCGACAGCAAACTCGCTTTCTTTTAGTTCTGTGTTTATTTATGTACTATGTGCAGCTGACAAATAAACGACCAAACAGCTGAGCGCGAACCCATCCATAAATATTTACAATGACAATTTTATAAATCAATGTATTCTCTGTGATAGCAAGGGTGGAGCGCACCTCAAGCCACTGTCGAACATTGAAACATATCGAACACtgaaatacaagaatagcgttgAAACACAACTGCTACGTTAAGCCTGCACAGGTTCAAGCGCgttagcgttaagggccccgtgtcaccgAAAATCCGGAGCCTGCGGCCGCGTCCAAGAAAAAATTCCCGAAGCGTCGCCAACCACGCACGCCCTCCGCgatattatacatacatacatatatatatatatatatatatatatatatatatatatatatatatatatatatatatatatatatatatatatatatatatatatatatatatatatatatgtgtgtgtgtgtgtgtgtgtgtgtgtgtgtgtgtgtgtctgtgtgtgtgcgcgcgcgtgcgccagCGTTTACAAAAGCACATTGCGGTTACAGATGGCTGCAGTCATTCACCAATTTTCCAGTCTCATTTTGTTGTTGCCATTACTACATTCCAAAATAAAATGCATCGTTTTGGCTAGTCGATGGAGGGTTGCAATTATAGATGCTTAGAGAATTGAGAAAAATGACGTGCTTATTTTAGCGCTATATGTTATATTTCCTATATATCTCTACATCGCAAAATATTACATTTTTGTGTCATTTTTGCAGGCTCTTTGTTGCagtatttctttcctttctcttctttagGCAACGTAttgacccatttttattctgttctTGTTTGCAGGGACGTGACCAACGATATGCCGCCATCGAATGTAGAGGAGAATACTGAGATACCTTACAACGAAGTTCCGGCAGCCACCATCCCTTCAATGAGCCCCGTGGTCCCCACAAGTTTTGATGAAGAACTTCCGACGTCTCTTACACAAGATACGGCTCAGTAGTCAGGACTGGCGCCGTTAGTTGTTGCAAGGAATTTGAACGAAACCACTCCAACTTTAAAGAAAGCCGAAGGTGACATCGTAGACTATACATCCGGCGTCCCCGACGATCACGAGACGTCCAGATTATCAAATATGTGACAATATCTCGTATAGTCATTTTGCTTCAAGTATAATAAACCAAGATAAACTTAGCGTTCTAACCGACTAGAAAGCGACGGAAGACAATGCGcctccgaaaaagaaaaaaagctgaggCGGGGGTGGGTGTTTGTTTTTTCAGTATTGCTTGGTGGCGTGAAAAGTATATGTAATAGTTCATTACCAGAGTCACCCACAATGTCCACGAACGATGACCGTCCTTTGCTTAACATTAGCATGTAAATTTCTTATTTACAAGCATATAATGCTGCGCTCTCGTGCGTGTTGTGTTTGGACCACGCTGACAATCCGGAAACATGTAAAAATAGAAATATGTTCAGCAAAGAACACTAGCACTCGATGCGTCCTTGAATCTACAGTAGTTCAGAAGTAAATCAAGTTGCGAAAAAAATCGGAGCGGTTTCACGAAATGTCTTGTCATTTTTGCTTGTACGTCAATTCAGATTACAGCGCAAACAACAGGAGCAATGCTGGTGTTCACCGCTTCTCCTATCCGCTTCACCTATTTGACTCCGTACCATTAAGCTGCTTCTAATTCCTCTGTCTCTGCGTAAACACTGAAAACACTGAAAACAATCAAAATTATTATGCTTGGAACCACCTACACATTCTGTATCAGCCGTATAGCGGGAAGAAGACGCTGCCCTTCAGACGTCGTTTTGCAGGTAAAGGCGTTGCAATGACGTACAAGTAATATAAAACTGATTCCATAGCGGCTCCTTCACTCTGTGAGACACATGGCATGATCGTTATGCAATGTGGTCGATATCAGTATAAACTATAATCACACATTAACTCAAATGCAGTCAATGATTCCATGATCACCCATCATTTCGTCAATGTGCGGCCACCGATTTCATTATTATCATCGTCAATATCATTTAACCACTTCGTCCCACTAAATACATCTGAAACTCGTATGGACGGCTCTTCTTTCTATTGTGTTACTGTAGGCAGCGCCGAATGTAATCACACGTGCTGAAAAAGCAGAAGTCATGGCTTAGCGTTCGCCGAGAAGCCCGGCCCAGTAGTTGCCGCCTAATAACTCTTGCTGGCCACCTGGTGGAACGGTTCTTCACGGGGTTTATTGCCATCGCTGGAAGTCAAACATCCTATACGTTTCAGCGTGCATAAATTTCACTGTTCCAAACATCGAAATGTTCGGCGAGTCCAAGCCTGCATAAAAAGGTTCATGCGACTGAGGACAGGTGCTCGCACCTTACCCTTGAAGTAGAAAAGACCATAAACGGCGCGGGATATGCCACAGCTTTCGAGCACGACACCAGCTGAAATAGTTGAAGTTTGTTAGTATTTCAATGCGGAGCTTTATTTTCCTCTTGCAAGACACCTTGTGGGAGGCACGTGCGTTGTCTCGCCTACCGTGGGGCTTTTTCAACAAAAGAAAGTGTTTCCTGTGACAAGATATAAGGCGCGTGTCCAAGCACAATAGTAGAATAATTACAATGGCTTGTGCATTTGGAAACGAATGTGCGCATAGAACGAGTGAATAATAAGAATCAGCGGCACTCGTATTCGCTTGTAGCGGCTAACTCGACCTTTGAATTGATTTGCACATGTGTCAAATTGCGCAGCAAAAACGAGCTGAAAAATGACGCAGTTCCTGCGTCTGCAGTTCTCCTCCTATACTCAACGACGAGAACTTAGTGCTGGTGAGGAAGAGGCTCATAAAAATCGTCGAACCGTGCACACGTCATGAGAATGTTGGCATCACGGCCGTCATATTATCGATCGCGCCGTCGGCTTGCatacccatcatcatcatcagcagcagcagcagcagcagcagcataatcatcatcgtcaccaccaccaccaccaacattattattattattattattattattattattattattattattattattattattattattattgatggattgattgatggaCTGATTGATTATAATACTCGTCATCAGCAGCCCTCTTCTATTCTTTGCAGGATGACAACGTattccagcgatctccaattacacctgccTTCCGCTTCCTAATTGCAAGTTTTCCGTACTTCTGGAGAGATCTTTATATACAATTCTGTGTTCCGGGGCTTCTATTCTTGTCATTCACTGGGACAAATGTTTGCTTGGCTGTCCAGAATTAGCCTATTCAATCCAATCAATTACACTCATGACTTATTCTTGTTTCGTTTTTCTTTACGTCATCGTTTAGCGTTTATTTCGCTTTTTTCTTGAATTCTAGTTCTTTCTGCACGCTACATTATTCCCGGAAGACTGAAAATTTCCGAAATGCTGATGTTATTCTTCGGTTAGTGTCTTGTAACAACCGAATTTATTGCCAATTTCCCCTTACCGGGTGTTCTCCAAACGCACTCACgacaagaacaaaaacaacaacagcaacaacagatgACTGGCAAGCGTGCCACCtgggaagaagacgaagaggaagATTAGAAAAATGCGAAAGCCGAATCCGCCAGGTCTGTCGCGTTACCAGGCGCCGTCCGACCGCGCGCTGGGACCGCCTGCGGCTACGACCACAAACCCGGCGCGTCCTCAACAGCCCATTCGATATGGGTTTCCCACAGCAGCAGGAGTCCCCCAGGCGTCGCAAGCAGCTGGCTTCTATCAGTACCCACAGGGAACTGTCCGTGGTTTTCCCCGTGATGCTGCACCCCAATATGGAAGCACTGCGGccgcgagaagcagtcaggagGCACTAGTAGCGGGCTACCCTGGCGACCAAGGAGGGGCCGTGCCGGAAGACTTCGAGTCCACTGTGGCAGAATACAGGACGCTGTGAGTGTCTTCGATCTTGCACTGCATGCGTTTCCGGCAACTAGTCAAGTAATGTCAATAGCATATATTTTAAATATTATATTGATGAATTGCTCTCGCGATGTTCGCTTTTCGCGAAATGTCTTCTGAATTAATCAGTTCCGCAAGATTCACGCATTTAATGATCATGTACATCGGGTTCTCGATATCCAGTTCACTCAGTGATTCCATATTCACCTCCAAATATGCTACTCGCCTATAGTTTAATATCGATAATTCACGAAATTTTCACCAGTTTTCAGAAAATTGACCAAGTTGCATGCGGGGGCTGAACTAAACATCAGCTGATGGTACTAAAACGAAACCAAACAATTTGATGAAGGGTAAAGGCATTACCCAATAACTTCGGGACGTATACAAAAACGGAAACAGGAGCTCTCAACAGCGTGTCTCTTCTTTACAGTAAACAAAATATAGCTGTCCGCCAGTGCTAGACCTCGTACAGCCTAATTACATTACTGCGCAATTACTTGCAAAATAAATCTGAAGGTCATAGTGGGTGTAAGAACTGTTCAACTTGTCAGTTGCTCTCCATACAGTAATTAGTTGTTAGGAGGAGTTCTTGCTCTCCCCCTCATTTGGCGAGAGCAACAAGTTCCTAGATTTAAGGTGCAGCTATGCCTATACGGACGTGGCACAAGCAGTGGTATGTATAGCAAGAACAAAGTCATTATCTGATGTCTTGCGTGCACGTTTTACGTGTATCCGACCGCATATACATTTTTAGACTGTAAAACTCTGCGGATCCATAATAATAAAATATATTAGAACCGTCTTTCGCAGGTTCCATATTTCCCACCTGAATCTCTGGTCAGATTTTGTGCACTGTGATTCAACCCAAATTAGGGTattatatttatatttttttgccCTGGTGTACTGCTATATATTGTGTTTGAACTTACTTTACTATATTGTAGTGTTCAATCGTAATTATGTTTGAACCTTCGGTTTCTGCTAAAccgttgttttatttttttttttgcttttcagtGCATTGTGTATTTGAATTTTACTTTTGTCTTACTTTAAGTTTATAAATAACTTTGCATTGTGTATGGTTCCTTGATTCTTGATGCATGTGaaattgtatttctttttctcttcactgctgccattttgtaaATGGGCCCCGGACCCCATCAAGCTGCTCCAAGGCAGCTTTTTATCCCGGATTtttttctcttggagaaataaatgaatcttgaatcttgaatATATGCCTCACAAATTTAGGACCGAGCATGTCTGCGTTGGCAGTGTTCTTCTCTGAAAATACCTGCGTGGTGAAAATTTTAAACAGAAGTTGTGACTGCCAGTTGCCATACGTCTCTCGCTTCTATTGGAAGGTTCTTTGAGAAACAAGTGGGTCCTTTCCATGCGTGGCAACTCTTCATCATGTGGATGGCCATCACTGGTCTTGCTGTCTACATCGCCAGCCTCATCGGCTTCCGTCACAGTGAGTCTTGCTTGACCATGCCACTGAACATTCTTTCTCATCGCATTGGCAAAAAATTATCACTTCAGTAAAAAGTACTGAAAGTGTTCCGATGATATCCTAACAATAATAAAGCCGCAGAGCGTAATGATGTAATGTCACGCCTGATTTGCCATGTAACTAATATTCATTGAACATGTGCAtaataaagttatttgaaacaTAACTTAGGCATACGTATTGTGGGGCGAGCTGGTTGTTTACTATTAGACATTTTAGAGACTGCGGAGCACAGACGAGAGCTCTTCAAATCGGGGAATTCTAGCCATGAAGTTTGCAAGGTCAAGCcaattggaacgaattctcaggatgacacgaATATTTATACATTAATTCTctaactttgcagagaaatgcattagcattcCAGTTACTTTGTCGTCTCAATGCTTAGAACTACGCCTACGTGGTCGTCCCGCGTCgccttccttcgtctgttgttttatttgacGCCTTCGTTGTAATTGCTTAAAACTTGCTAAGAAAGTAAGCGCAACGACACGGCATTTTTACCGTGAGTTTGACGGCTCATATATTGTAAATTGTGTCATCCGCTGAATTCGCTTCAAGTCGATATGCCATATGATAATTCGTTAGAAATCTTAGTAGATCCTTTCTAATTAATCAGATGCGCATTTCAACGtgctgtgcaagtaatgtcccccTCTTGGAGTACATCAGCTCTTCGAATAAAATTGGGCTATCTGCCGCAGACaggtttttaaaaaaatttcgaAATTGTTCACTGAAACACAAGAGCAGCTGAGCTGTACAATAGCCAGAGCAACCACACAACCTTCATCTTAAGTAGTGATGAACAACACACAGAAGCTGCTGCTATAATTAGCGATGAAGTTTGAAGGGCCTTGCAACATCTTGGGAAACATCTATTAACATTACACAGCTACCTTGGCTAtccacaaaaaagaacaaaaaattgcCTATCAACAAAGCGATCTGGCAAGGGGACACAGTTTCTCGAATGCTATTGAATGCATTTTAGACTGGTATGGCTGAGCAGTGAGCAGCAGCCTCGAATGTATCAACATTCGGTTTGCTGAAAACATCATCCTGTTCGGTAACACTGAgaatgaattgcaacaaatgattcaggacctcaACGGAGAAGACGTAAAAGTGGGTTGAAGATCAATATGCACAGGACAGAGGCAgtgctcaatagcctggcaaggaaacatgAATTCATGATCGCGAATCAGCCTCTATTGCCtctgcaggagtacgtttatctaggtaaATTACTCAGGACCCGGATCACGTGAATTAAATTCACAGAAGAAGAAAAGTGGTTTGGATTACATGCGGCTGACGTTATCCAACCCCGAATGGGAGCTTACCGTAGCCGTCAAACAGAAAAGTGTGGGATTATTGCAGTCCACCGGTACCAAAACAAGAGGCCGAAGATTGGAGGTTAGCAAAGACGGTTGTGAACAAGGTAATGACCACaggaagagcgatggaacgaaaaatggtAGACGTAATCTTAAAAGACAGCAAGAGCCGGAGAGCAACCGGAGGTAGCCGGTATTTTAGCTGTCATTACGAGAACAAAATTGGAACCGGGTATACCAATTCTCAaggcagataaccagtggacgTTTAAACATACAGACTGGGTGcctagggaagggaagtgcaTTCGAGGATGACAGAAAACCAGTTTCGGTgttgaaattagaaaatttgtagGAGAAACCTGCAAACAGCTATAGCTCAAGGCAGGGATAACTAGAGATTGAATCAAATCAAAGCAATGAATTGTTTAATTCCAATGACAGTTGGGGTTCTCTCAGACGAAAAGCGGTAGCTAAGCTCTCGAAtgagaacttcagtttggcctagttgatGTTTACTACacatcatattgaccgcaaataaagacggaaaCAGCCgaagaaaacacaaaaacagcACGGGTACTAACTGCCCATGTTgcttttgtgttctcttccgctctCCCCGTCTTCATTTGCGGTCAGTCTGATATGCAGTAACCTCTTTAAAGTGCCTTAGACCCCATCTACATGGCAATGGTTTCACAGTCCAGATTTACAAAAACTAACAGGCTTACAGTACTGCAATTGTTGTACATAATAAtattaaaacgaaaaaaaagagaaatacgtATTACGAACACGCCAAATGCAATCAATGCATACGTGTATTCCACAGTAGTCTAATCGAAAGGATGGAAAGCAACACGTGTACATATGACGCAAATAACAGTGAACTCTATGCTAAAATTGAACAGCCTTCTAATGGGGATAAGACATCACGTTATAAAATGATTAAGgaagagacagaaaaaaagttacgcatttcttttttcatgaacGTAGGAGGTCCGACGTCTGTCTGTTCGTGTTTACTGAGCAAAGACGGCAATGTAAACTTCAGTGAGTGCTTAAAATAGGCCAAGCCCGATAAGGAACAAGCCACTTCTCGGCGCTGCGGGTACGTGTGTCATTGCAGATAAACTTTAAACAAACAGCCTAAATCGATCACTTGCAAAGAAGTGACTATATATTAGACAAAGATCGAACATATATTTCATAACATATATTTTATAATGAGAGAACAACCTATACGTGCTCCTGTTGCACTGAACGTATGCAATATAAAGAAGAGCTCTCTTTTGCAATAGATGGATTGTGTTTACGTTAGGGACAGTTGTGGTAACCGAGACTAATAAGTAGTAATTGATATAGCCAGAAAACGTGCATGGTAAACCCGCTCGTTCATGAAAAAGTGTCTACATCGTGACAGAACACCAGCAGCACCTGATAACAATTTCGTAAAAGATTCAGTACGATATGTCCCTGTCATATCAGCAGAAAAAGTTACACCAAAAATTTTATGTATGTCGACTGTATAAACGGGTGTTCTCTCAAGCTCTAATCATAGTTTACTTTTACCTCCGTGCCTCTGGATCTGCAAAAAAGATTTAATGGTTTTGTTTTTTCGCATTCATTCGTAAGCTGTTCGCAGTAGACCAttgatcgctgggagaggccttcgtgctgcacTGGAGATGAAAATAGGATGTTGATGACGATCATGATGAATACTTTGTACACCGCACTGTTGGTAACATATATAGCTATAACGCAGGAAGCGCTCTACGCTGGTATCAAATAATTCTTTTCTCGTGTGAGTCTATACCCCCCCTATTCCCACAAATATCACTGTTTTACAATACAGCCCATGCGCCACGATATATTCGGCCGTCTTTCTATTGATGCCATTTTGTTACTTTAATAACACAACGTCATCTCTGCACAATGCCATGGCACGTATATCGGTACTTGTCACACTTCATCTCACCATGGACATGGGTGGTCCCCATGGGCTCTGTAACGGCACTACCatctgacatatatatatatatatatatatatatatatatatatatatatatatatatatatatatatatatatatatatatatatatatatatatatatatatatatatatattgaagctcACATTTTATTTATATAGACTCGGGTATGAATCTCCATACCACCGCCAGCTGTCATGTTCGTAGGTTCAGAGTTTTCTGAAGCGATGCATCAAAATTATATATTCTTTAGGGCTTCAAATTGAAGGCATGACACACAAACAATTGTCCGCTGTATTGTATGGAGCGAAACTTAATACAAATAGTGGAACATGCAGGCGTGCTTTATCATGCGTGCTGATGACTCCTTAAAGAATGGAAGTCGCTGTTGCAGTTGCTGCAGTGCATACCAAGTAAAGCGTTGTTGCCAACAAGAATTATAGAATATTTAAGCGTTTGTTTTATTAAAACATCGAAAGAgcaaaagggaaaaagaaagaaatagataaTCGGCAGCAAGGTAGCGATGATCTATTTAGGTAACATTGATGTGTTGTCATAGTAGCATGCAAGGAATACAAACCTCACAGGGCAATCTGAGTTACAGTGTTACCGTTCGCTCAAGACGCGCCTTCTTGTAGCGCAAATATAGGGAATGTTATAGCTGGATCTATCCGTTGACTGTTGTCACCGAGCTGCTATAGCCAGATTATATGTGCGACACGAACTGTGTATTACTTTCTGTAAGGCACTAGGTGACCAGCGATTACACTGTTTCCTTCGACAAGTCATGTAAGAAAGCTGACGCACCTCACTTGCAAATCAGATTCTCCACATTCGACGAGTGTGGTCGTCGCTATCAATGTTTTGAGCGTTACTTGCTTTACTAGGCCCATGTTCAACCAATAAACAATTAGTTCCGTGATTTCCGTATGCTGATGCGgttgttcaccgtcactacgAGGTTACAATATGAAATCAGTCACAACGAACGCAATGTTGCATTCCGAAAGTGACAATCCCTGATGAATTTCGAGGATTCGCGATCAACCAGAAAGAATGAGCTCTTGTGATACATTTGTTGGTTGACTACATCGAGGTGGAGATAGCAAAAAAGCTCGATACCTATTCATATATATTAGTCAATAATAGAAGCCTAATGTATTGACATGCGCGATTGGACAAATCATTCTTCACAGAGACTTATATCATCTAAGACTCTGTTTTATATGCAAATAAACTGCAATTGTCTTCAGGTAATATTACGTG is a window from the Dermacentor albipictus isolate Rhodes 1998 colony chromosome 6, USDA_Dalb.pri_finalv2, whole genome shotgun sequence genome containing:
- the LOC139046943 gene encoding uncharacterized protein isoform X2, translated to MRKPNPPGLSRYQAPSDRALGPPAATTTNPARPQQPIRYGFPTAAGVPQASQAAGFYQYPQGTVRGFPRDAAPQYGSTAAARSSQEALVAGYPGDQGGAVPEDFESTVAEYRTLFFEKQVGPFHAWQLFIMWMAITGLAVYIASLIGFRHSTLSHTHIYDHVEPGDVNGTCDDNTPCRGLAQCLEGYCTCRQPQFVVVEGVCAKKTAKQGDFKVDSENDTTTP
- the LOC139046943 gene encoding uncharacterized protein isoform X1, which produces MRKPNPPGLSRYQAPSDRALGPPAATTTNPARPQQPIRYGFPTAAGVPQASQAAGFYQYPQGTVRGFPRDAAPQYGSTAAARSSQEALVAGYPGDQGGAVPEDFESTVAEYRTLFFEKQVGPFHAWQLFIMWMAITGLAVYIASLIGFRHTLQHPKTSTLSHTHIYDHVEPGDVNGTCDDNTPCRGLAQCLEGYCTCRQPQFVVVEGVCAKKTAKQGDFKVDSENDTTTP